The Fibrobacter sp. UWB16 genomic interval GTGGCTACCGCTCCCCAAAATAATCGCAAGCAACTCTTCGTTACTCAAGGCACTGACACCTGAGCACTCCAGTTTTTCCCGTGGCATCATGTTAAATTCAGGCTTCGGAAAAACAGCAACAGGGTTATGGTTCATATAGTATCTCCTTAAGATAGGTTTCTACTATATAAACACGCTTTTTTTAGAATTTCGACTACTTTTTTTTTGAAAAAAAATTGGCGGGGATTAACCCGCCATCTAAACATTAGAAGAAAACGTTGAGGACTAGCTGAATAGCGAACAAACTTGATTCGTTTTCGACAACCCTTGCTATGCGCAATTTTTTATCTTCAAAGGCGTAGATTTCCTTGTCATTTTCTTCAATTCCCCTAAGGTCCCAAATAAAGCGGAGACCAAGATCACATTGCAAGCCGCTGGCAAGGAATGTTGTACCAAGGCCGGCAACAATGGACGGGATAAACGTCTTGACTTTCCATTCATCTTCGGCATCACGCTTAACGGTTTTAATTTCACCGTCTTTATAGTCGTAGTACTGAAAAGGAGTGCCATCCTCGTCCGTATATTCGTATTCATGGCTCGTATCCAAATTGAGATTAAGACGGACACCGCCTTCGACATACACATACGGAACTTGCAAGCGCAACATAAGCGGAATATTGAGGCTGTAGAGCGTTTTGGCGTCATTTACCTTGTATTCATGCCAATATTCGTCGTAGCCGTCAGCGCCCTTAATTTCTTCGGAAAGGTAGGTCATTCCAAAGTTCAATTCAGGAACAAACGAAAGAATCGGATTCAATGGGAACTTGACGATCAAACCGATATCGCCAGAAACACCGAGCCATTCATTTTCGCCATACTGTCTGACGAAATCCTTATCGGTCGGATAATTGGCCAAAGAGGCAAAACCAATGCCAAGGTGGAGACCAAAACGCGTACGCTGGTTATCATTTTTTTTAGAGCCCTTACTTGGGCTACCATAAGACGAAGAGCGGGCCTCTTCGAAGCTCTTGTATTCAGGTTCGTTCGACGGGAGCTTATTGCCGTAACCGTCATCGACGGTTCCTTCGGACCTTGCTGCCGGGATATCGTTACCATAGCCATCGTCTTCGGCAAAAGCGTTTGCGCTAAGGCACATCATAGCGATAGCGGATGCAATAAAGAGCTTTTTCATTTAATCTCCTTCAAATAACACAAATGTTATTTAAAAATTCAAAATTTGTTAGATGAAGGATAAAATACAAAAATAGTAGACAACATTTCTAGAACTTTTTACAAAAAAATACCAAAAATGTTTTAAAAATCTACAACACGCCGAAATTTGGGAATAAACGGCAAATTTGGATGTATTATGTTCTTGAAAATCTTTCGAGGAACGAACTCAAGCGCTTGTTCTGAGACTGGTTGAACACAAAGTCCGGTGTTCCCTGTTCCACGACTACGCCCTGGTCCATGAACATGACCTTGTTCGCCACATCACGAGCAAACGCCATTTCATGCGTCACGATGACCATCGTCATGCGGTCTTCAGCAAGCTTCTTGATAATCTTGAGGACTTCGCCCGTGAGTTCCGGGTCCAATGCGCTCGTAGGCTCATCAAAGAAGAGAATCCTTGGCTTTAATGCAAGCGCACGCGCAATGGACACACGCTGTTGCTGGCCGCCCGAGAGTTCGCACGGGTAAGATTTTTCCTTACCTTCGAGGCCCATCTGTTTGAGCAAGAATCGAGCCAGCGCACGAGCATCTTCACGGGAATCGCCGAGCACGCGGATAGGCGCAAGCGTCAAGTTCTGGAGTACGGTCAAGTGCGGGAACAAGTTAAAGTTCTGGAACACAAGCCCTGTAGAAAGGCGAATGTCGCGGAGCGTCTTTGCGGGAGCGTACTTGATTTTACCACCAATGCAAGAACCGGGAACAACCATGTCCTTGCCATCGACACGCACCTCGCCCGCCTCGAACGTTTCAAGTTGCGTGAGGCAACGGAGGAGTGTGCTCTTGCCGGAACCAGAAGGCCCGATAATCGAAAGCACCTCGCCCGCATTGAGGTCAAACGAGATGTCCTTGAGCACATGCAAGTCGCCAAAGGACTTCTTCAAATGTTTGACTTCGAGAATCGGAGAAGAATCTAGAGGTGCGTCATTGATAATAACAGACTGAACTTGAGAATCCATGACAC includes:
- a CDS encoding porin family protein gives rise to the protein MKKLFIASAIAMMCLSANAFAEDDGYGNDIPAARSEGTVDDGYGNKLPSNEPEYKSFEEARSSSYGSPSKGSKKNDNQRTRFGLHLGIGFASLANYPTDKDFVRQYGENEWLGVSGDIGLIVKFPLNPILSFVPELNFGMTYLSEEIKGADGYDEYWHEYKVNDAKTLYSLNIPLMLRLQVPYVYVEGGVRLNLNLDTSHEYEYTDEDGTPFQYYDYKDGEIKTVKRDAEDEWKVKTFIPSIVAGLGTTFLASGLQCDLGLRFIWDLRGIEENDKEIYAFEDKKLRIARVVENESSLFAIQLVLNVFF
- a CDS encoding amino acid ABC transporter ATP-binding protein, with the translated sequence MDSQVQSVIINDAPLDSSPILEVKHLKKSFGDLHVLKDISFDLNAGEVLSIIGPSGSGKSTLLRCLTQLETFEAGEVRVDGKDMVVPGSCIGGKIKYAPAKTLRDIRLSTGLVFQNFNLFPHLTVLQNLTLAPIRVLGDSREDARALARFLLKQMGLEGKEKSYPCELSGGQQQRVSIARALALKPRILFFDEPTSALDPELTGEVLKIIKKLAEDRMTMVIVTHEMAFARDVANKVMFMDQGVVVEQGTPDFVFNQSQNKRLSSFLERFSRT